One region of Wyeomyia smithii strain HCP4-BCI-WySm-NY-G18 chromosome 3, ASM2978416v1, whole genome shotgun sequence genomic DNA includes:
- the LOC129726562 gene encoding uncharacterized protein LOC129726562: MAEGESYKYLGFLKLKGIHHTAIKKELQEKFLYRVSRILKSFLSAGNKTRAINTFAVPLLTYSFGVVKWTKTDLEAVERALRVSLTKFRMHHPKLTIERVTLPRIEGGRGVTDIQALCAFQIQQLRRYFVESQNRHEIYRTVCGADHGFSALHLAQEDYQLNCDVKTTDEKIAAWKLKELHGTHPHQLAQTHIDKVASNAWLVRGDLFMETEGFMIVIQDRVIATKNYRRYILHEEVEDRCRKCNAVGETIEHVVAGCQALAEAAYLGRHNAVAKIVHQQLALKHNLVNQYVPHYKYLPSPVLENSCVKLYWDREITTDVLIRANRPDIVVYDKRMKRVIIIDIAVPLDRNVQSTFSTKITKYHDLAEELRQMWHLEGVRIVPVVISATGLVPYALINSLEELELRNELHSIQKAVVLGTCNTVRRFLNHHNTSN; this comes from the coding sequence ATGGCTGAAGGTGAATCGTACAAATACTTGGGTTTCCTGAAACTGAAAGGTATTCACCACACCGCGATCAAGAAAGAGCTGCAGGAAAAGTTCTTGTATCGTGTCAGCCGTATTTTGAAGTCCTTCCTCTCAGCCGGCAACAAAACGAGAGCAATCAACACGTTTGCCGTGCCATTGTTGACATATAGCTTCGGGGTGGTCAAATGGACCAAAACGGATTTGGAGGCGGTAGAACGCGCGTTGCGAGTGTCGCTCACCAAATTCCGTATGCACCACCCAAAATTAACAATCGAAAGAGTTACCTTGCCACGTATTGAAGGAGGAAGGGGTGTCACCGATATACAAGCGCTCTGCGCTTTTCAGATACAGCAGTTGCGGAGGTACTTCGTAGAAAGCCAGAATCGTCACGAAATCTACCGCACTGTTTGTGGAGCAGACCACGGGTTCAGCGCCCTGCATCTGGCGCAAGAGGACTACCAGCTGAACTGCGATGTAAAAACTACGGACGAGAAGATCGCAGCGTGGaagctgaaagagctgcatgggACGCACCCCCATCAGTTAGCTCAAACACATATTGATAAGGTGGCATCAAATGCGTGGCTGGTGCGAGGTGATCTCTTTATGGAGACAGAAGGTTTTATGATAGTCATCCAGGACCGGGTCATTGCGACGAAGAACTACCGTAGGTACATATTGCACGAAGAGGTGGAAGATCGATGCAGAAAGTGCAATGCGGTAGGGGAAACGATCGAACATGTCGTCGCAGGTTGTCAGGCGTTAGCAGAGGCGGCCTATCTCGGTCGACATAATGCGGTCGCCAAAATTGTGCACCAACAACTTGCACTGAAGCACAATTTGGTGAACCAGTATGTGCCCCACTACAAGTACCTGCCGAGTCCGGTTCTGGAGAATAGCTGCGTAAAATTGTACTGGGATCGCGAGATCACTACGGACGTCCTGATACGTGCCAACCGTCCCGACATTGTGGTCTACGACAAAAGGATGAAGCGGGTAATCATCATCGACATCGCTGTACCGTTAGATCGTAATGTCCAATCAACATTCTCGACCAAGATTACGAAATACCACGATTTGGCTGAGGAGTTGAGGCAGATGTGGCACCTTGAGGGTGTACGTATAGTCCCGGTAGTAATCTCTGCTACTGGACTGGTTCCCTATGCCCTTATAAATTCCCTGGAAGAGTTGGAGCTGAGAAATGAACTACACAGCATACAGAAAGCAGTGGTTCTTGGGACCTGCAACACGGTACGAAGGTTTCTGAACCACCACAACACATCCAACTAA